A single genomic interval of Pyrus communis chromosome 7, drPyrComm1.1, whole genome shotgun sequence harbors:
- the LOC137740348 gene encoding glyoxylate/hydroxypyruvate reductase A HPR2-like has product MESVGVLMPVPMSPYLEQELERRFNLLKLWTAPEKAEFLKAHSGAIRAVIGNAGNGADVGLIEALPELEIIASFSVGIDKVDLDMCREKGIRVTNTPDVLTDDVADLAIGLALAVLRRLCEADGYVRSGGWKNGDYKLTTKFTGKTVGIIGLGRIGKAVAKRAEAFSCPIAYYSRTEKPDLQYKYYPSVVELASNCDILVVVCPLTQETRHIINREVIDALGPMGILINIGRGPHVDESELVSALLEGRLGGAGLDVYENEPDVPGQLFQLENVVLLPHVGSDTVETDTAMADLVIGNLEAHFLNKPLLTPVV; this is encoded by the exons ATGGAGTCCGTCGGCGTCCTCATGCCAGTCCCAATGTCCCCGTACTTAGAGCAAGAGCTCGAGAGGCGCTTCAACCTCCTCAAGCTCTGGACCGCCCCTGAAAAAGCGGAGTTCCTCAAGGCCCACTCCGGCGCCATCCGAGCCGTCATCGGCAATGCTGGGAACGGAGCCGACGTCGGGCTCATCGAGGCGCTGCCGGAGCTGGAGATCATCGCCAGCTTCAGCGTCGGAATCGATAAGGTGGATTTGGACATGTGTAGGGAAAAGGGTATTCGGGTCACGAACACGCCGGACGTTTTGACCGACGACGTGGCGGACCTTGCGATTGGGTTGGCGTTGGCTGTGTTGCGACGGCTCTGTGAGGCTGATGGGTATGTGAGGAGTGGGGGGTGGAAGAACGGCGACTACAAGTTGACCAccaag tTCACTGGAAAAACAGTGGGCATCATTGGATTGGGAAGAATTGGAAAAGCAGTTGCCAAGAGAGCCGAGGCTTTTAGCTGTCCAATCGCATACTACTCCAGAACAGAAAAACCAGATTTACAGTACAAATACTATCCAAGTGTTGTGGAGTTGGCCTCCAACTGTGATATCCTGGTTGTTGTATGCCCATTAACTCAAGAGACCCGCCACATTATTAATCGTGAAGTCATTGATGCTTTGGGTCCGATGGGTATTCTCATTAACATTGGGAGGGGTCCTCATGTTGATGAATCTGAGCTGGTATCTGCACTGCTAGAAGGCCGGTTAGGTGGTGCTGGGCTCGATGTTTATGAAAATGAACCAGATGTACCTGGGCAACTGTTTCAGCTCGAGAATGTGGTACTCTTACCTCATGTAGGAAGTGACACTGTGGAAACAGACACTGCCATGGCTGACCTTGTGATTGGGAATCTTGAGGCTCATTTTTTGAACAAGCCATTGTTGACGCCAGTGGTTTAA
- the LOC137740121 gene encoding glyoxylate/hydroxypyruvate/pyruvate reductase 2KGR-like: MESIGVLMPIPMSPYLEQELEKRFNLLKLWTVPHKTQFIKDHSASIRAIVGNASAGADGELIAALPKLEIISSFSVGIDKVDLKTCKEKGIRVTNTPDVLTDDVADLAIGLTLAVLRRLCESERYVRSGQWKKGDYKLTTKFTGKTVGIIGLGRIGKAVAKRAEGFSCPIAYFSRTEKPDSKFKYYPTVVELAANCDVLVVACPLTEETRHIINRQVINALGPKGVLINIGRGPHVDEAELVSALVEGRLGGAGLDVYENEPEVPEQLFALENVVLLPHVGSGTVETRNAMADLVVGNLEAHFLKKPLLTPVA; the protein is encoded by the exons ATGGAGTCCATCGGCGTCCTCATGCCGATCCCCATGTCCCCCTACTTGGAGCAGGAGCTCGAGAAGCGCTTCAACCTCCTCAAGCTCTGGACTGTCCCCCACAAAACCCAGTTCATCAAGGATCACTCCGCCTCCATCCGCGCCATCGTCGGCAACGCCTCCGCCGGAGCCGACGGCGAGCTCATCGCCGCTCTGCCGAAGCTGGAGATTATTTCCAGTTTCAGCGTCGGAATCGATAAGGTCGATTTGAAGACGTGTAAGGAAAAGGGTATTCGGGTAACCAACACGCCCGACGTTTTGACCGATGACGTGGCGGACCTTGCTATTGGGCTGACGTTGGCGGTGCTGAGACGGCTCTGTGAGAGTGAACGGTATGTGAGGAGTGGGCAGTGGAAGAAGGGCGACTACAAGTTGACCaccaag TTCACTGGGAAAACTGTTGGGATCATCGGTCTCGGAAGAATTGGCAAAGCAGTTGCGAAGAGAGCCGAGGGTTTTAGCTGCCCAATTGCTTACTTTTCCAGGACAGAAAAGCCAGATTCGAAGTTCAAATACTACCCAACTGTCGTGGAGTTGGCCGCCAACTGCGATGTTTTAGTTGTTGCATGCCCCTTAACTGAAGAGACCCGCCACATTATCAACCGCCAAGTCATTAATGCTTTGGGACCAAAGGGTGTTCTCATCAACATTGGGAGAGGCCCTCATGTTGACGAAGCTGAGTTGGTATCTGCTCTGGTAGAAGGCCGGTTAGGTGGGGCGGGGCTTGATGTCTATGAGAATGAACCAGAAGTACCTGAGCAGCTGTTCGCTCTCGAGAATGTGGTCCTCTTGCCTCATGTCGGAAGCGGCACGGTTGAAACTCGCAATGCCATGGCTGACCTTGTGGTTGGGAATCTTGAGGCTCACTTCTTGAAGAAACCATTGTTGACACCAGTGGCCTAA
- the LOC137739655 gene encoding probable E3 ubiquitin-protein ligase RHC1A: protein MSGGRNTHWCYNCRHPFRLRGRDAVCPGCDGGFIQELDDMVHVSPMDFFGLDNDDDGDRRFLEAFSVLNQLTDRRRNDSIRARSDLVPERNPAFAPLLIFGGQIPFRLSGNGNFEALFNGSPGIGVTRGNVRDYFVGPGLEELFEQLSANDRRGPAPASRGSIDAMPTVKITNRHLRSDAHCPVCKDKFELGSEARQMPCDHLYHTDCIVPWLVQHNSCPVCRQELPPQGSPGAGSGHTTSSRSRSSSFGSNTSARESGRENQGRRNPLSYLWPFRSSSSSSSSSSSSSHDPTTESSSSTMREHNNQMGYSGWPFDV from the coding sequence ATGTCAGGTGGCCGAAACACCCACTGGTGTTACAATTGCAGGCACCCATTTCGGCTGAGAGGGCGAGACGCGGTTTGCCCAGGCTGTGATGGAGGATTTATTCAAGAACTTGATGATATGGTTCATGTCAGCCCAATGGATTTCTTTGGACTGGacaatgatgatgatggtgacaGGAGGTTCTTGGAAGCTTTCTCAGTGTTGAACCAATTGACAGACAGAAGGCGTAATGATAGCATTAGGGCAAGATCAGATTTAGTTCCTGAGCGCAACCCGGCATTTGCTCCTCTCTTGATTTTTGGTGGCCAAATTCCTTTTCGATTGTCTGGGAACGGCAATTTTGAAGCTCTTTTCAATGGGTCTCCTGGAATAGGCGTGACACGAGGTAACGTGCGTGATTATTTTGTAGGTCCTGGCTTAGAAGAACTATTTGAGCAGCTTTCAGCTAATGACCGGCGAGGCCCTGCCCCAGCCTCCAGAGGTTCAATTGATGCAATGCCTACCGTTAAGATCACAAACAGGCATCTCCGTTCTGATGCGCACTGCCCTGTTTGCAAGGACAAATTCGAGTTGGGATCTGAAGCAAGGCAAATGCCTTGTGACCATCTATACCACACAGATTGTATTGTACCATGGTTAGTACAACACAACTCATGCCCTGTTTGCCGTCAAGAACTCCCTCCACAAGGTTCACCAGGAGCAGGAAGTGGTCATACCACAAGTAGTCGAAGTAGAAGCAGTAGTTTTGGTAGTAACACCAGTGCAAGGGAGAGTGGTAGAGAAAACCAAGGAAGGCGAAATCCTCTCTCTTATTTGTGGCCGTTTCGCTCATCTAGTTCTAGCTCCAGCTCCAGCTCCAGCTCTAGCCATGACCCGACAACTGAAAGTAGTTCATCAACTATGCGCGAACACAATAATCAGATGGGGTATTCAGGATGGCCGTTCGACGTCTAG